In the genome of Armatimonadota bacterium, one region contains:
- a CDS encoding peptidase S10 yields MEEKAKAAEEAKKPVELTEEPVVVTHHQRPGLKYTVTTGRMPLKDEKGEIVAQVFFMAYTLDDAPAGRPLMFSFNGGPGSPSVWLHLGALGPKRVKMLDDGALPPPPYELVDNEANWLEFADLVFIDPIGTGFSRAKTPEDAEKYWGLKGDVESVADFIRLYLTRNGRWTSPLYMVGESYGTTRAAGLAGHLIDMGVAFNGIVLVSSILNFQTARFGRGNDLPYPLFLPTYTATAWFHNKLSGDLRHSLTATLRQVEAFANGQYAKALLAGDSLDREARSQTIDELVRFTGLSHGFVDQCDLRINIHAFCKELLRGERRTVGRLDSRMKGIDDWTKGHAEKPDHDPSMSMLMPPYTSTFNQYVRQELGYETDLPYEVFKGIKKPWDWGSAGEGHPDTSEALRSALAKNPHMQIFVASGYYDLATPYFATEYTLAHMGLDPEIRCNVSTKYYEAGHMMYINLPCLSQLRDDVRSFVND; encoded by the coding sequence ATGGAAGAGAAGGCCAAGGCGGCCGAAGAGGCGAAGAAGCCCGTCGAACTGACCGAGGAACCGGTCGTCGTCACGCACCACCAACGGCCGGGCTTGAAATATACGGTCACGACAGGCCGCATGCCGCTCAAGGACGAAAAGGGAGAGATCGTCGCCCAGGTCTTCTTCATGGCCTATACGCTCGACGACGCTCCCGCGGGCCGGCCCCTGATGTTCTCTTTCAACGGTGGTCCGGGTTCGCCCTCCGTTTGGCTGCACTTAGGCGCATTGGGACCCAAGCGCGTCAAGATGCTCGACGACGGAGCGCTCCCTCCGCCCCCTTACGAGCTTGTCGACAACGAGGCGAACTGGCTCGAATTCGCCGACCTCGTTTTCATCGATCCGATCGGAACCGGCTTCAGCAGGGCCAAAACGCCCGAAGACGCTGAAAAGTATTGGGGTCTCAAAGGGGACGTCGAAAGCGTCGCCGACTTCATCCGCTTGTACTTGACCCGGAACGGTCGCTGGACGTCGCCGCTCTACATGGTCGGTGAGAGTTACGGGACGACCCGCGCTGCCGGGTTGGCCGGTCATTTGATCGACATGGGCGTCGCTTTCAATGGCATCGTCCTTGTGTCCTCGATCCTCAATTTCCAGACAGCCCGGTTCGGGCGCGGCAACGACCTGCCTTACCCCTTGTTCCTTCCGACCTACACCGCGACCGCCTGGTTCCACAACAAGCTGTCCGGTGACCTGAGGCACAGTCTGACCGCCACGCTCCGACAAGTGGAGGCTTTCGCGAACGGACAGTACGCCAAAGCCTTACTTGCGGGAGACTCGCTCGACCGGGAGGCCCGGTCGCAAACGATCGACGAGCTTGTCAGGTTCACCGGCTTGTCGCACGGCTTCGTCGACCAGTGCGACCTCCGGATCAACATCCACGCGTTCTGTAAGGAGCTCTTACGCGGCGAACGGCGGACCGTCGGCAGGCTCGACAGCCGTATGAAGGGTATCGACGACTGGACGAAAGGCCACGCCGAAAAGCCGGACCACGATCCGAGCATGTCGATGCTCATGCCGCCGTACACGTCGACCTTCAACCAATACGTCCGCCAAGAGCTCGGTTACGAGACCGACCTGCCCTACGAAGTCTTCAAGGGGATCAAGAAGCCGTGGGACTGGGGAAGCGCCGGCGAGGGTCATCCCGACACCAGCGAAGCGCTCCGCTCCGCCTTGGCCAAGAACCCCCACATGCAGATCTTCGTCGCGAGCGGTTACTACGACCTGGCTACGCCTTACTTCGCCACCGAGTACACCCTTGCCCACATGGGGCTCGATCCCGAGATCCGGTGCAACGTCTCGACCAAGTACTACGAGGCTGGGCACATGATGTACATCAACCTGCCGTGCCTGTCGCAACTGAGGGACGACGTTCGCAGTTTTGTGAACGACTGA
- a CDS encoding DUF2779 domain-containing protein, protein MGEELTKSLFLTGLHCVKRLYLTVRSPGAAEPPTEADRYRMEQGRRLGETAREAFPGGVLVGPDPGLAVDETRKALESGADVLFEAAFVSDGCFVRCDVLRRTHAGWDVIEVKASSKVKDEHITDLAFQVMVVESAGLTVSKTFVMHLDREKGRGDPGSLFTLTDVTGPVRDELGAVRDQAAALRRVLQSTVPPDERTNTHCENPPCPFYAPCHEGRPDDDLVFLPGIRRTAVVRFRDEGIETIRQIPADAKLTPAQHRARQVVSNGAPFLSAGLREALAAVRFPAHFVDFETAAPAVPLHTGLGPYESFPFQWSDHVLVSPDSEAVERSYLHDGKGDPREEFARTLFEATEDAQKVVFYSPYELSTLKALAVAGVPLARELVERFTQKGFDLLTVVREHVYFETFRGSFSIKAVLPAVVPGLSYQGLAIKSGETAAIKYLELTSDGLSSAARQETRRALLEYCALDTLAMVRLYKRLTELAP, encoded by the coding sequence ATGGGCGAAGAACTCACCAAGAGCCTGTTCCTGACCGGCCTTCACTGCGTCAAACGGCTCTACTTGACCGTCCGAAGTCCAGGGGCGGCCGAGCCGCCGACAGAGGCGGACCGCTACCGGATGGAGCAAGGCCGAAGACTCGGCGAAACCGCTCGGGAAGCCTTCCCTGGAGGCGTCCTCGTAGGACCAGACCCTGGATTAGCCGTCGATGAGACGCGGAAGGCCCTTGAATCCGGGGCCGACGTCCTTTTTGAAGCCGCGTTCGTCAGCGATGGTTGCTTCGTACGCTGCGACGTCCTCCGGCGGACGCACGCCGGCTGGGACGTGATCGAAGTCAAGGCGAGCAGTAAAGTGAAGGACGAGCACATCACGGACCTCGCCTTCCAGGTCATGGTGGTCGAGAGTGCGGGCCTCACGGTTTCGAAGACGTTCGTGATGCATCTGGACCGTGAGAAGGGACGGGGCGACCCAGGATCGTTGTTCACCTTGACGGACGTGACCGGTCCTGTCCGTGACGAACTGGGGGCCGTCCGCGACCAAGCTGCCGCCTTGCGCCGTGTCTTGCAGTCGACGGTTCCGCCCGATGAAAGGACGAACACTCACTGCGAAAACCCTCCGTGCCCGTTCTATGCGCCGTGTCACGAAGGGCGGCCCGACGACGACCTCGTCTTCCTTCCTGGAATCCGGAGGACCGCCGTCGTCAGGTTTCGGGACGAGGGGATCGAGACGATCCGACAGATTCCTGCCGACGCGAAGTTGACTCCCGCGCAACACCGGGCCAGGCAGGTCGTCTCGAACGGGGCTCCTTTCCTTTCAGCGGGGCTACGCGAGGCGTTGGCGGCGGTCCGGTTCCCCGCCCACTTCGTCGACTTCGAGACCGCAGCCCCTGCGGTGCCGTTGCACACCGGACTCGGACCGTACGAGAGTTTTCCGTTCCAATGGTCCGACCACGTCCTCGTTTCGCCGGACTCCGAAGCCGTCGAGCGGTCGTACCTGCACGATGGGAAGGGCGATCCCCGCGAGGAGTTCGCTCGAACGTTGTTCGAGGCCACCGAAGACGCCCAGAAGGTCGTGTTCTACTCGCCCTATGAGCTTTCGACATTGAAGGCTTTGGCCGTTGCAGGCGTTCCTTTAGCGCGCGAGTTGGTCGAGCGGTTCACGCAGAAAGGGTTCGACCTTTTGACCGTCGTCCGAGAGCACGTGTACTTCGAAACGTTCCGCGGCTCGTTCTCGATCAAAGCGGTCCTGCCTGCCGTCGTGCCGGGGCTATCGTACCAAGGGTTGGCGATCAAGAGCGGGGAGACGGCCGCGATCAAGTACTTGGAACTCACGTCGGACGGCTTGAGCAGTGCGGCCCGTCAGGAGACGCGGCGCGCGCTCCTCGAGTACTGCGCGCTCGACACCCTCGCTATGGTCCGCCTCTATAAGCGGCTGACCGAACTCGCGCCGTAA